In a genomic window of Aeromonas veronii:
- a CDS encoding glycosyltransferase family 2 protein, which produces MNPCIIIPCYNHAAPLRNVLAQLEGYQLPCLLVDDGSEPQAAAMLDSLAAEHAGWVTLLRHERNRGKGCAVMTALRAAKAQGFSHALQVDADGQHDLTRLPDLLAEAEQHPTALVSGAPEYDDSVPKGRLYGRYLTHVWVWIETLSLDIRDSMCGFRVYPLAATCALLEQRHVGSRMDFDTDIMVRLYWRKTPVRFIPVHVHYPENGTSHFDMYRDNLRISWMHTRLVLTLLGEGARHLLRWPKAWLALGRAHWSRTPERGTLLGLRIMLWSYSLLGRSGFKAILLPVIAYFWLTGRSQRQASRDYLARLSKRAADLGVTLPGPLGSLRHFLRFGEAALDKLAAWRGDIRLDQIELVGREHYQAARGQGALILGSHLGDLELCRALGHQEGAVRITALVFTRHAARFNALLQKINPQAGLNLVQVQELGADTAILLKERLDAGEWVVIVGDRTSVTREKRVVWADFLGAPAPFPLGPFALSAVLGCPTYLMFGLKEQGRFRVHFEPFADGQPLPRAHRQQLLEARVRHYAERLEAHCLQAPLDWFNFFDFWHLTDEQD; this is translated from the coding sequence ATGAATCCTTGTATTATCATCCCCTGCTACAACCATGCGGCCCCGCTGCGCAACGTGCTCGCGCAGCTTGAAGGCTACCAGCTTCCCTGTTTGCTGGTCGATGATGGCAGTGAGCCGCAAGCGGCTGCGATGCTCGATTCGCTGGCTGCCGAGCATGCCGGCTGGGTCACCTTGCTTCGCCACGAGCGCAATCGTGGCAAAGGTTGCGCCGTAATGACGGCGCTACGGGCCGCCAAGGCGCAGGGATTTAGCCATGCGCTGCAGGTCGATGCCGATGGTCAGCACGATCTGACCCGCTTGCCGGATCTGTTGGCCGAGGCCGAGCAACACCCGACGGCGCTGGTGTCCGGCGCACCCGAATATGATGACTCGGTGCCCAAGGGGCGCCTCTACGGCCGTTATCTCACCCATGTCTGGGTCTGGATTGAGACGCTGTCGCTGGATATTCGCGACAGCATGTGCGGTTTTCGGGTCTATCCGCTGGCCGCGACCTGTGCGCTGTTAGAACAGCGTCATGTTGGCTCAAGAATGGATTTTGATACGGACATCATGGTGAGGCTCTATTGGCGTAAAACGCCAGTCCGCTTTATTCCGGTTCATGTTCATTACCCTGAAAATGGGACCTCTCACTTTGATATGTATCGGGACAACCTGCGCATCTCCTGGATGCACACCCGACTGGTGTTGACCCTGCTTGGTGAAGGCGCTCGCCATCTGCTGCGTTGGCCCAAAGCATGGCTGGCATTGGGGCGCGCCCACTGGTCGCGCACCCCTGAGCGCGGCACCTTGCTGGGGCTGCGCATCATGCTCTGGAGCTACAGTCTGCTCGGTCGCTCCGGCTTCAAGGCCATCTTGCTGCCAGTGATCGCCTATTTCTGGCTGACCGGGCGCAGTCAGCGCCAGGCTTCCCGGGATTATCTGGCGCGCTTGAGCAAACGGGCGGCAGACCTTGGGGTGACCCTGCCCGGGCCGCTTGGCAGCCTGCGCCACTTTCTGCGCTTTGGCGAGGCGGCGCTCGACAAACTGGCCGCCTGGCGCGGTGATATCCGGCTCGATCAGATTGAGCTGGTGGGCCGCGAACACTATCAGGCGGCGCGTGGTCAGGGGGCGTTGATCCTGGGCTCGCACCTAGGCGATTTGGAGCTGTGCCGGGCGCTCGGCCATCAGGAAGGGGCGGTGCGCATCACGGCACTGGTCTTTACCCGGCATGCCGCCCGTTTTAATGCCTTGCTGCAGAAGATCAACCCGCAGGCTGGCCTTAATCTGGTTCAGGTGCAGGAGTTGGGGGCCGATACCGCCATTTTGCTCAAAGAGCGGCTCGATGCCGGCGAGTGGGTGGTGATCGTCGGCGATCGCACCTCGGTGACCCGTGAAAAGCGGGTGGTGTGGGCCGATTTTCTTGGCGCACCAGCGCCGTTCCCGCTCGGGCCATTTGCGCTCTCTGCCGTGCTGGGATGCCCCACCTATCTGATGTTTGGTCTCAAGGAGCAGGGGCGCTTTCGGGTGCACTTCGAGCCGTTTGCTGATGGCCAACCGCTACCCAGAGCCCACCGCCAGCAACTGCTGGAGGCGCGCGTGCGCCATTATGCCGAGCGGTTGGAGGCTCACTGCCTGCAAGCCCCGCTCGACTGGTTCAATTTTTTCGACTTCTGGCATCTGACCGATGAGCAGGACTGA
- a CDS encoding AMP-binding protein has protein sequence MTLLDELWQAPAERVVAFGVEGDLSLADLRSGALQLAARMNGAGATRWAVCLTDSYHFCQALLACALTGHEMILPGHQRPAALAALLAQGAFDGVLSDEPVDLSCPRLLVDAFAPGVPCSLSQPATDVWPQRSLSPTITLYTSGSSGDPKPISKQWRQLDAEVRVQRSLWGQCSHGARLYASVSHQHIYGLLFRILLPLALGIPLARRQTDYPEQLQRCHGPWLLVSSPAFLSRLDPALQSSGCQLLLSSGGPLAWQDARQCAALLGQRPVEIYGSSETGGIGWRQREREDQCWHAFPGMQLSSGGDQLLTLISPFLPDNTPWLGSDRIALEQGGQQFHLLGRRDRIIKLEEKRISLDDVELRLLSLPWVKEVAVMPLERGGRQVLGVALVPSAEGQADYDALGHGPFLQALRQRLRPWLEPVALPRSLRMFNTMPLTGAGKRDGVALRHSFACDITLPEGDA, from the coding sequence ATGACCCTGCTTGATGAGCTGTGGCAGGCTCCGGCCGAGCGGGTGGTGGCCTTTGGCGTTGAGGGCGATCTATCACTGGCCGACTTGCGCTCGGGGGCTCTGCAACTGGCGGCTCGCATGAATGGTGCGGGCGCAACACGTTGGGCGGTCTGTCTGACAGACAGTTACCATTTTTGCCAAGCCTTGCTAGCGTGCGCGCTCACCGGTCACGAGATGATCTTGCCCGGTCACCAGCGCCCTGCTGCCTTGGCAGCCTTACTGGCGCAAGGCGCATTTGATGGCGTGCTGAGCGACGAACCGGTTGACCTCTCCTGTCCGCGGCTGCTGGTCGATGCGTTTGCGCCAGGAGTGCCGTGCTCATTGAGTCAACCTGCTACCGATGTATGGCCACAGCGGTCACTCTCACCCACCATAACGCTCTACACCTCGGGCTCAAGCGGTGATCCCAAGCCTATTAGCAAGCAATGGCGACAACTGGACGCCGAAGTGCGCGTACAGCGCTCCCTGTGGGGTCAGTGCAGTCACGGTGCCCGGCTCTATGCCAGTGTCAGTCACCAGCATATCTACGGTCTGCTGTTTCGTATCCTGCTGCCGCTGGCGCTGGGAATTCCACTGGCACGCCGTCAGACCGATTATCCCGAGCAATTGCAGAGGTGTCACGGCCCCTGGCTGCTGGTCAGTTCACCCGCCTTCTTGTCCCGCCTCGATCCTGCTTTACAGAGCAGTGGTTGCCAACTGCTGCTCTCTTCCGGTGGTCCGCTGGCCTGGCAGGATGCCCGGCAGTGCGCGGCGTTGCTTGGCCAGCGGCCGGTCGAAATCTATGGCAGCAGCGAAACCGGCGGGATTGGCTGGCGCCAGCGTGAACGGGAAGATCAGTGCTGGCATGCGTTTCCCGGTATGCAGCTAAGCTCGGGGGGCGATCAGTTGCTGACGCTGATTTCTCCGTTTTTACCGGACAATACGCCTTGGCTTGGCAGCGATCGCATTGCGCTGGAACAGGGGGGTCAACAGTTTCATCTGCTGGGTCGTCGCGATCGCATTATCAAACTCGAAGAGAAGCGCATCTCGTTGGATGACGTCGAGTTGCGGCTGTTGTCACTGCCCTGGGTAAAAGAGGTGGCAGTGATGCCGCTGGAGCGGGGCGGTCGTCAGGTGCTGGGGGTGGCACTGGTGCCAAGTGCCGAGGGGCAGGCGGATTATGATGCGTTGGGGCATGGCCCCTTCTTACAGGCACTGCGCCAGAGGCTGCGTCCCTGGCTGGAGCCGGTGGCGCTGCCCCGTTCGCTACGGATGTTTAACACTATGCCATTAACCGGTGCTGGCAAACGCGATGGGGTGGCGCTTCGCCATAGCTTTGCTTGCGATATCACCCTGCCGGAGGGCGATGCATGA
- a CDS encoding hydroxymyristoyl-ACP dehydratase: MMNASLLPEVLTCRPDESGVLLTLYLAPDLPWFSGHFPGAALLPGVTQLHWALALARREGVIEGEFAGMDQLKFQRPLRPGMRCILSLQRHAEGRLRFEYRLLQPDGEPGELASSGRVSLT, translated from the coding sequence ATGATGAACGCGAGCTTGTTACCCGAGGTGCTGACCTGTCGACCAGATGAATCAGGTGTGCTGCTGACCCTCTACCTTGCACCAGATTTGCCCTGGTTTAGCGGCCATTTTCCCGGTGCCGCGCTGCTGCCGGGCGTCACCCAGCTGCACTGGGCGCTGGCGCTGGCGCGCCGCGAAGGGGTGATTGAGGGCGAATTTGCTGGCATGGATCAGCTTAAATTCCAGCGCCCTTTGCGACCAGGCATGCGCTGCATATTGTCTTTGCAACGCCACGCCGAGGGACGGCTGCGCTTTGAATATCGGCTGTTACAGCCGGATGGTGAGCCGGGCGAACTGGCGAGCAGTGGTCGAGTGAGCCTGACATGA